A single genomic interval of Flavihumibacter rivuli harbors:
- a CDS encoding PQQ-dependent sugar dehydrogenase: MLIPIRLMLFAFLFSSCGGSSDTATPEVPVAGEPETETNVVVTGYEVIWGMDFLPNGDLLFTEKRGKLYRRSNGQVTELTGFPAVRTGGQGGLLDIRVHPNYAQNGWIYASYSANAANGSGELRLVRFKLNGNAIQEVQQLFSTNGGNTWANHWGSRIAFDGKGHLFLSVGEGGTTSYAGPQARNRNAQDLASPWGKIHRMTDDGKVPTDNPVMPGATAPSTLYAYGVRNPQGLAIHPTTGELWETEHGPRGGDEINIINKAANYGWPNYSIGVNYDGTTISSGHDAPGITPPIHTWTPSVGTCGMAFITSASFKDWKGDLLVSGLASGKLYRVKLKGNQVESVHEMPGIKGRTRNVVQAPDGSIYVSMEGPGRILAITVK; this comes from the coding sequence ATGCTTATACCGATTCGTTTAATGCTATTCGCGTTTTTGTTTTCTTCCTGTGGGGGCAGCTCCGATACTGCCACCCCGGAAGTTCCGGTTGCCGGTGAGCCGGAGACCGAGACAAATGTGGTCGTAACCGGCTATGAGGTCATCTGGGGAATGGACTTCCTGCCCAATGGCGACCTTCTCTTTACGGAGAAAAGGGGAAAGCTCTACAGGAGAAGCAATGGCCAGGTTACGGAACTGACCGGCTTCCCTGCAGTACGTACAGGTGGACAGGGTGGACTCTTGGATATCAGGGTGCATCCCAACTATGCCCAGAATGGCTGGATCTATGCGAGCTATTCCGCCAATGCCGCCAATGGCAGCGGCGAACTGCGATTGGTCCGTTTCAAGTTGAATGGTAATGCCATCCAGGAGGTGCAGCAGTTATTCTCTACCAATGGGGGCAATACCTGGGCCAACCACTGGGGCAGCAGGATCGCTTTCGATGGGAAGGGCCACCTTTTCCTAAGTGTGGGCGAAGGCGGCACCACCAGTTATGCCGGTCCGCAGGCTCGCAACCGCAATGCGCAGGATCTGGCTTCGCCCTGGGGCAAGATCCACCGGATGACCGATGATGGTAAAGTGCCAACAGATAACCCGGTGATGCCAGGAGCGACTGCCCCTTCCACCTTGTATGCTTACGGGGTAAGGAACCCTCAGGGACTGGCCATCCATCCCACCACCGGTGAACTCTGGGAAACCGAGCATGGCCCCAGGGGCGGTGATGAGATCAATATCATCAACAAGGCTGCCAATTACGGCTGGCCCAATTACTCGATAGGTGTCAATTATGATGGCACCACCATTTCTTCCGGTCACGATGCACCGGGCATTACCCCGCCCATCCATACCTGGACGCCTTCTGTAGGTACCTGTGGCATGGCCTTCATCACCAGCGCCAGTTTCAAGGATTGGAAAGGCGACCTCTTGGTAAGCGGTCTCGCCAGCGGCAAGCTCTACCGGGTAAAGCTGAAGGGCAACCAGGTGGAATCTGTTCATGAGATGCCGGGCATCAAAGGCAGGACCCGCAATGTGGTGCAGGCACCCGATGGATCGATCTATGTATCCATGGAAGGTCCGGGCAGGATCCTTGCCATCACCGTGAAGTAG
- a CDS encoding sterol desaturase family protein, with translation MFSIDSIGAPIIIIAFLVEYVIALRSGMNEDLPKDMLANFALGLGVLVTGLLMKGVAFALYSTIYSKALFQPALSAGLWVAGLLSCDLVLYWYHRLGHQTRLFWAAHVTHHSSLHFNLSVGLRVNCIHSFYRFLFWSPLCWLGIPPWMILFFESATAMWNVFIHTERVGKLGPLDWIFNTLSNHRVHHASNPEYIDKNLGGILIIYDHLFGTYVPETGKVDYGITKNIHTHDPREILLHEYKALFRELKQVKGWRDKLSYLFSPPGTSPKPETAGATIGQEVMEAV, from the coding sequence TTGTTTTCCATCGACAGCATAGGGGCCCCGATCATTATCATCGCCTTCCTGGTGGAATATGTCATTGCCTTACGGTCAGGCATGAACGAAGACCTGCCCAAGGATATGCTGGCGAATTTTGCCCTGGGTCTGGGTGTGCTGGTGACCGGCCTGCTGATGAAGGGGGTGGCATTTGCGTTATACTCCACCATCTATTCCAAAGCGCTCTTCCAACCTGCACTTTCCGCGGGACTTTGGGTGGCCGGCTTGCTTTCCTGCGACCTGGTCCTGTACTGGTACCATCGGTTGGGGCATCAAACAAGGTTGTTCTGGGCCGCGCATGTCACGCACCATTCTTCCCTGCATTTCAATCTCTCTGTTGGCTTGAGGGTCAATTGTATCCATTCTTTCTATCGCTTCCTGTTTTGGTCGCCCCTCTGTTGGTTGGGTATACCGCCCTGGATGATCCTCTTCTTTGAATCGGCCACCGCTATGTGGAATGTCTTTATCCATACCGAGCGGGTGGGTAAGCTTGGCCCGCTCGATTGGATCTTCAACACGCTCTCCAATCACCGCGTGCACCATGCCAGTAATCCTGAATACATCGACAAGAACCTGGGTGGTATTCTCATAATTTATGATCATCTCTTCGGTACCTACGTGCCTGAAACCGGCAAGGTGGACTATGGCATCACGAAGAATATCCATACCCATGACCCACGCGAGATATTGTTACATGAGTACAAGGCGCTATTCCGTGAATTGAAACAGGTAAAGGGATGGAGGGACAAACTGAGCTATCTATTCAGTCCACCGGGAACTTCCCCGAAGCCGGAAACTGCAGGGGCTACCATAGGACAGGAGGTGATGGAAGCCGTGTAA